The DNA sequence CGATTGTACATAATTATCTTGCCAGACGAAATACCCAATTGTGAAACCGATTTGCTCCTGCCTAATTTCCTTTCTATGTCGAATTTCGTCATCAGCATCGTTGTTTCTAAAATTATTCGCGGGTTTTTTCATATCAATTGACTCTATTCCTCGGAGATGATCAGCGTCAATTGTTATTAGTTAAGATAacgaagttgaaagaaaaactcaCGATCTCGCAACTTAAGAATTACTATGAAGgagtcaaatttgaaaaaaatcttcgttTTCTTGTATTATAGTTTACTGAATTTAAAACAATGCTAAAGTTgtgaaataatgattcttaTCGAAAATACATCGTTACCGTAACGctactaacttcaatctcgTGAATGTAGTATCAGAAGTTGGAGAACCCGATTATGTATACAATACCATACGCCACAGCAATTCTATATCGACATCCTCGAAAATACCTGGAATAACTCAACCTTGTTCCGATTTGTCTGAATGTTTCGACGATTTAATATTGAAGGCAGCACCTTTGTTTTCCAAAGGACTGTTATAACTGCCTTTTCGATTCACGGAATTGTAGTTTCTCAAGTTCATCGTCTTTATTTGACACAGTGCGGATTTTATATTCATCTTTAATTGGAACGGGTTCTTCAAAAACGTCGATTCATTACGGGCGTGTATGAATGTACTTTCCGTGCAAAGACCTCGtttttaattatgaaaaataaacgagaaataaaaataaaagtacgctgttgtaaaaattcttaCGTCATTTgacgaatgaatattttctaaatttcaggTACATTCGTCGAGTAAGGTGCTCTCTGAAGGTTGGAATTGCACCTTGCCTCCACCTTGGACGAACGTCACGGTTTCCAAGATGTATAAATCCGAAAAGAAGCTTTTGTATCCCGTCAATGTGGGAAGAAATATTGCGAGGGAATGGGCTCCAACGCATTACGTCTTGCCAAGCGATATAGAACTCTATCCTAGTCCAGGTCTGGCACCACAATTCCTTGAGATGATCAGGCGGAGAGATCAGCAGCCTCTTTACAAGCCTAATCCCAAAGTCTTTCCGCTCTCTATATTTGAAGTCAGTGCTGAAAGCCAAGTACCGAGGAACAAAACGCAGCTGGTACGCGTAATTCTATAACTTGAGTGTGTATGCATGTAGCTAGTTATGAAACGAAATGTATGAACTGAAAAATACCTCAGTTTCATAGCATTATTCTTCTGCCCTGCTCTCCGCAGTGCTACGATACATTCGtacaagatttttaaaatattatacgcatCTTTGGCCGGTTGAACtacgttttcttcttttccttaccacagcaaaaaatgttgaaagcaAATACGGCGATACCGTTCCACAAAAAGGTTTGCTCTGGTTGTCACAATGTACCTCGAAGCAAGGAGTGGCAAGAGGCTCCAGAAACTGAGGGACTCCACGTCTTTCATGTTGGGAAACGAACCGGAACGTTCGTTCACTGGGAGCCAATCTTTATCGGGACAAACAATGACCCTCTCTACGATGAAAGACTCAGTTGGGAAGGAAAAAGTGACAAAATGACACAGGTGAGATGAATAGACAAAATTATAGCAAGGCTATAATTCCGCTTGCATCAGCTGACGAAGAATTTCGAACCTGATGACATATCCATTAGTGCAAAATTACATATTATTCTTGTTTCAGGGTTACACTCTCTGCGTACTGGACTACGATTTTTTGATTCTGGACAATGCTTTCCTCGTTCATAAGCCCGGGATAAAAACTTTCAAGAAAGATCCGGTCAGAGACATGCTTACTGGAAAAACGAACGCATTGATCAAGAAAATCATCATGCCAGAGCTCAAGGTGATTTATGGAACGCGAAAAGGTTGTGCGGTGTAGCCCAGCGCCATTCGGGTCCAGCAAGTTGTTTTAAGTTGCTCCGGCACCCGCTTACCGGCCCGAATAAAGGCGGTTTGTTCGAGTCGTAAGTCGTAGTCCAGTGTGAATAATTCCAGTGAGCGAGCACAACTAACAGAGAATCGAGATCCCGAGTCACGTTTGTGCACACGTTAGTGACAAAACTGttattaaaattgttaaaGACGTTGAGTCCAGGATTCTAAGTTTAAGTATTTTCTATAAACTTAGTAATAGTATATGAATGCAATTACTATTTTCATTACTAATACGTATCTAATGAAAGGGAACATAATATTTGAACTGCTTCTATGGCATTTTAGCTGTCAGAAAACAATGCTGATACAAACAAGACTTGATTTTATGCAAATGATTTTGTCGAAAGATTcttattatttgaataatgacGATGTACGCGAAAGCTGGCATATTTCACGTATGCAAGATACATCAGGATGCACTCTGCTGCTCCAAGTTTGATGTTAAATGGGAGACACATTCATCagtaatttatgtaaaaatacGAGGAAATTTTTAAGGAGGTAGTAATTGGTAAAAAGAAAGTCGGCCTATTGCGACTTGTTTTTTGTCCCTAGTTTTATTTACGATAACACCGATGATTATTGGCCGCTCCTAGCAATCATGCCTGAATCGAAAGATCTTTCAATAAGTTAATAATCTTCAAAATATGAGTGTTATGACAGCtgattaaaattgtaatttgcTTCTCAAGTTTGAAAGTTGCGTCGTATTTTTGAGGATTCTGATGTTTTGTGCTTTCCTAATCTAAATAGTCAAAGTGTTCTCACAATATCACTTATGAAAAGATTTTGCATCATACTTCAGTATacagaataatattattaatatagcCAATCgtttatcttcattttttattttttcactcgcaCCTTTATTCGTTAAATAATACAATCGAATTGTATGGTTTAAGACTTCTGATCATGATTATTTGGCAGGCATACAGAAAAAATATCAGCAGTgaataaattaacaatgaaTTGAAATCTGACACGCGGCCTTTTCGTAAATGGCGTATAAAGTCctaaagaaattttaaaaaagtaattatgGGTAATAAATCACCTCGTTCAATGCTTAGAGAATGTCAACAGGTTATCAGTTATGGGTGTCAATTATAACACTAAAAGCTGAAGGTAATAATTTCAACACCTCAATggcaaaatattattttaaatctgCCGCTTCTGAATATCCAAAatcaaatattgtatatatatattgtaacacgACATCTTAGCTTCACTAAGTAATATCAGATTGAAACGACTATCCCATAACAGttgagctaaaaattttttctgggTATGCCATAGTGCCTACCATAAAGTTTTAACCTTTTAACCCTGCTGAATGGTAAAATTGTGCCAACATTTACCGAATTATTGAAGTGATTGAAAAGATGAATGAAAGTTCTAGTAATGTGCCAATAAGCCAACAGCTACTTCTTGTTGTTGatcttgttttcgttttttattttctctttcatcttttttcgttctatgtttatttttaaatttacctTTAACTAAAATCACCGACGAACCGCTATTCtaagattttaaataaaaagctTTTTTATTACTACGTAGCATAATCTTTAAGTGGCAAATTCAGCGTTAAATTGAATGACTACCAtacttggagaaaaaaataccaagTTAACAGCAAAATTGAATTAACTTTCAGATTGAACTAACATCGTGTTACAGTTCCTAAAATTACAGAGATTTCCCTATCtgtatttattcatatattatattttaatttatgtaaGCAACGTACGATTTTCTACATTAACAAAACGGACAACTTGGTGATTTTTACTACTATTATTTAACACTTCATTAAGTTGATCAGACTATTACAAATATGCATTTCATGTTGCGAATGATGTATTGCATGTAGTACCGTATTACTTACTATtagactaaatttttttcatgtatgtGACATCGTTGCTATTGTTTTACGTTTTATCATCCATACATATTTGTCATACAATTCGAATGGCTGGTTGATCTGGCGGCTGACCAAGCATGCTGCGAAATCGGCTTCCATAtattatttaagaaaattgattGACTCTTTATTAAGAAAATGGTTATACAATCTTGAatcatttattgaaatatCTACACGGGTACGTACTACTGAATGACTGGAAAGGTTTTGTGAAAGTGGTTTTGCTCTAATAAATACAAATGTTGAAACGTTCGGTTGAAATAggcgatttgaaaattcacgcATACGATCGGTCAAAAATATCAGAGAAATGATTATGGTCAAG is a window from the Diprion similis isolate iyDipSimi1 chromosome 6, iyDipSimi1.1, whole genome shotgun sequence genome containing:
- the LOC124406976 gene encoding beta-1,4-glucuronyltransferase 1; the protein is MTMLGVVRRNWALRLSVVLNVFVLLYVCVHIGSLGPWIEDAQTSWAQPLVEVSKATELSATAGSPEGSKVGSTKDTGIASIQEGKSATSAATKETAALTMRDKTGKDNEELQGGKSGNSTTTQKQQESVSTTVGSMTLEEAIPCNDRSTTPKTAQRGDYWVLYNYVPMSTQVRCWESVTYTTHADYTFLENLEPLLERWQSPVSIALYAPGTDFQPTVDTIKYLRICGSPLVSQLVTFHVFFSTKHIPKTVHSSSKVLSEGWNCTLPPPWTNVTVSKMYKSEKKLLYPVNVGRNIAREWAPTHYVLPSDIELYPSPGLAPQFLEMIRRRDQQPLYKPNPKVFPLSIFEVSAESQVPRNKTQLQKMLKANTAIPFHKKVCSGCHNVPRSKEWQEAPETEGLHVFHVGKRTGTFVHWEPIFIGTNNDPLYDERLSWEGKSDKMTQGYTLCVLDYDFLILDNAFLVHKPGIKTFKKDPVRDMLTGKTNALIKKIIMPELKVIYGTRKGCAV